In Pseudomonas grandcourensis, the DNA window CACGCGCACTACTTCGAGGGACTGCACGGTCACGCGCTCAGCGCCCATATGACCGGACATTTTTTTGCCCTTGAATACACGACCAGGAGTCTGGCACTGGCCGATAGAGCCTGGAACGCGGTGGGATACGGAGTTACCGTGGGTGTTATCTTGCCCGCGGAAATTCCAACGCTTGATCGTACCCTGGAAGCCTTTACCCTTGGACTGACCGGTTACATCAACCAGTTGACCAGCGGCGAAGATTTCAGCGTTGATCAGATCGCCGGCCTGGTACTCGCCTTCTTCAAGGCGGAATTCCATTACGGTACGACCAGCGGCAACGTTCGCTTTAGCGAAGTGGCCAGCCTGAGCTGCTGTTACACGCGAAGCACGACGCTCGCCGACAGTGACTTGCACTGCACGATAGCCATCGGTCTCTTCAGTTTTGAACTGGGTGACGCGATTCGGCTCGATCTCAATGACCGTGACCGGAATGGAGACACCTTCTTCGGTGAAAATACGGGTCATACCGCATTTACGACCGACTACACCAATAGTCATGTTGTAAACCTCATGAGTGTACGGGGCTTTCACCCGCTATGGCCGCCCATTTCAGAGCGTTACACGACTAAGACCGAGTCTTAGCCGAGGCTGATCTGCACTTCCACGCCGGCCGCAAGATCAAGCTTCATAAGAGCATCAACGGTTTTATCCGTTGGCTGGACGATGTCCAGAACGCGCTTATGAGTACGGATCTCGTACTGGTCACGCGCGTCTTTGTTGACGTGCGGGGAGACCAGAACGGTGAACCGCTCTTTACGGGTAGGCAGTGGAATTGGACCACGCACTTGAGCACCAGTACGTTTCGCGGTTTCCACGATTTCCTGGGTTGATTGGTCGATCAGGCGATGGTCGAAAGCCTTCAACCTGATACGGATTTGCTGATTTTGCATTGGATTTCAGACTCCGGCTGCTATTCCCACCGAGCGCAATACGCCCGTTAAAAGGAGGCGCAATTCTATAGACGCCCCAGATGGGTGTCAACCCAATAAAAAAGCCCCCGCTGAGCGGGGGCTTTTCAAAGCATCGAAGCTATCTCAAAAGAGATGCTTACTCGATGATTTTGGCTACGACGCCAGCGCCGACGGTACGACCGCCTTCACGGATAGCGAAACGCAGGCCGTCTTCCATTGCGATGGTCTTGATCAGGGTAACTTCCATCTGGATGTTATCACCTGGCATTACCATTTCAACGCCTTCTGGCAGCTGGCAGTTACCAGTCACGTCAGTAGTACGGAAGTAGAACTGTGGACGGTAGCCTTTGAAGAACGGAGTGTGACGACCGCCTTCTTCCTTGCTCAGAACGTAAACTTCTGCGGTGAACTTGGTGTGCGGCTTAACCGAACCCGGCTTAACCAGAACCTGACCACGCTCAACGTCGTCACGCTTGGTACCACGCAGCAGAACGCCGCAGTTCTCGCCAGCACGACCTTCGTCGAGCAGCTTGCGGAACATTTCAACACCGGTGCAGGTGGTGGTGGTGGTGTCACGCAGACCAACGATTTCCAGCGAATCTTGAACGCGAACGATACCGCGCTCGATACGACCAGTCACAACAGTACCACGACCCGAGATCGAGAATACGTCTTCGATTGGCATCAGGAATGGCTTGTCGATCATACGAACTGGTTCTGGGATGTAGCTGTCCAGAGTCTCTACCAGCTTCTTAACAGCGGTAGTACCCATTTCGTTGTCGTCTTTGCCTTCCAGCGCCATACGAGCCGAACCGATGATGATTGGAGTGTCATCGCCCGGGAAGTCGTAGGTGGACAGCAGGTCGCGAACTTCCATCTCGACCAGTTCCAGCAGCTCAGCGTCGTCTACCAGGTCAGCCTTGTTCAGGAAAACCACGATGTACGGAACGCCTACCTGACGGGACAGCAGGATGTGTTCACGGGTTTGCGGCATCGGACCATCAGCGGCCGAGCAAACCAGGATCGCGCCGTCCATCTGGGCAGCACCGGTGATCATGTTCTTCACGTAGTCAGCGTGACCTGGGCAGTCAACGTGAGCGTAGTGACGAATGGCCGAGTTGTACTCAACGTGAGCGGTGTTAATGGTGATACCACGAGCTTTTTCTTCTGGAGCGCTGTCGATTTTATCGAAATCAACGATTGCGGAACCGAAAACTTCGGAGCAAACGCGAGTCAGAGCTGCGGTCAGAGTGGTTTTACCGTGGTCAACGTGACCGATGGTGCCAACGTTGACGTGCGGTAGGGAACGATCAAATTTTTCTTTAGCCACGACAATTAACTCCTTGCCTAAAGGACTGAATCAGCCTTGTTTTTTGGTTACAGTTTCGACGATGTGCGACGGAGCTGTATTGTATTTTTTGAATTCCATAGAGTAGCTTGCGCGACCCTGGGACATCGAACGAACGTCGGTCGCATAACCGAACATCTCGCCCAACGGAACTTCAGCACGGATCACCTTACCGGAGACCGTGTCTTCCATACCCAGAATCATGCCGCGACGACGGTTAAGGTCGCCCATCACGTCACCCATATAGTCTTCAGGCGTAACAACCTCTACCGCCATGATCGGCTCGAGCAACTCACCACCGCCCTTCTGGGCCAGTTGCTTGGTCGCCATGGAAGCAGCCACCTTAAACGCCATCTCGTTCGAGTCGACGTCGTGGTAAGAACCATCAAACACGGTAGCCTTCAGGCCGATCAGCGGATAGCCGGCAACTACGCCGTTCTTCATCTGCTCTTCGATACCCTTCTGGATAGCCGGGATGTATTCCTTAGGAACCACACCACCCACTACTTCGTTCACGAATTGCAGACCTTCCTGACCTTCGTCAGCAGGAGCAAAACGGATCCAGCAATGGCCGAACTGGCCACGACCGCCGGACTGACGAACGAACTTGCCTTCGATTTCGCAATTCTTCGTGATGCGCTCA includes these proteins:
- the rplC gene encoding 50S ribosomal protein L3, producing MTIGVVGRKCGMTRIFTEEGVSIPVTVIEIEPNRVTQFKTEETDGYRAVQVTVGERRASRVTAAQAGHFAKANVAAGRTVMEFRLEEGEYQAGDLINAEIFAAGQLVDVTGQSKGKGFQGTIKRWNFRGQDNTHGNSVSHRVPGSIGQCQTPGRVFKGKKMSGHMGAERVTVQSLEVVRVDAERNLLLVKGAVPGATGGNLVVRPAAKARG
- the tuf gene encoding elongation factor Tu, which encodes MAKEKFDRSLPHVNVGTIGHVDHGKTTLTAALTRVCSEVFGSAIVDFDKIDSAPEEKARGITINTAHVEYNSAIRHYAHVDCPGHADYVKNMITGAAQMDGAILVCSAADGPMPQTREHILLSRQVGVPYIVVFLNKADLVDDAELLELVEMEVRDLLSTYDFPGDDTPIIIGSARMALEGKDDNEMGTTAVKKLVETLDSYIPEPVRMIDKPFLMPIEDVFSISGRGTVVTGRIERGIVRVQDSLEIVGLRDTTTTTCTGVEMFRKLLDEGRAGENCGVLLRGTKRDDVERGQVLVKPGSVKPHTKFTAEVYVLSKEEGGRHTPFFKGYRPQFYFRTTDVTGNCQLPEGVEMVMPGDNIQMEVTLIKTIAMEDGLRFAIREGGRTVGAGVVAKIIE
- the rpsJ gene encoding 30S ribosomal protein S10 gives rise to the protein MQNQQIRIRLKAFDHRLIDQSTQEIVETAKRTGAQVRGPIPLPTRKERFTVLVSPHVNKDARDQYEIRTHKRVLDIVQPTDKTVDALMKLDLAAGVEVQISLG